The following are encoded in a window of Fluviibacter phosphoraccumulans genomic DNA:
- a CDS encoding UvrD-helicase domain-containing protein has protein sequence MNFASDHSQLSSSIPDAFGGPVGAPVGVFGTAQAHPLLNGLNEPQKQAVCLPAEHGLILAGAGSGKTRVLTTRIAWLMQTGQVSPQGILAVTFTNKAAREMLTRLSAMVPINVRSLWVGTFHGLCHRLLRTHWRAARLPETFQILDTGDQQAAIKRLIKAMGVDEERFPPRDMMHYINALKEQGIRSGQAEAHDAHTRRKVEIYAEYEAQCQREGAVDFAELLLRAYELLQQDEALRTHYQQRFRHILVDEFQDTNPLQYAWLQLLCGPQTVIFAVGDDDQSIYAFRGADVANMRAFERNYAKGNVIRLEQNYRSHGNILTAANALITNNADRLGKNLWTDAGEGELIRVFQGVSDLDEARYIVDEIRELTREGLPRHQMALLYRSNAQSRVLEHALFQAGIAYRVYGGLRFFERMEVKHALAYLRLIANQDDDTAFLRVVNFPTRGIGARSLEALQLEARQLNSSLYNAAASLTGKAGTAVGQFIRMIEGLRTETTGLSLPEVIDHLLDRSGLRQHYQAEKDGQDRLENLEELVNAAATFADDPEAAHNIDRDTGEATSLLADFLAHAALEAGEHQAGDQDEAVQLMTVHSAKGLEFSAVFIVGLEQGLFPHENAMMARDGLEEERRLMYVAITRARQRLYLCHAQTRMLHGQTRYCLPSSFLDELPEALLQRINTVPAWSAGSYSTGWSEAPAVDMTTRVSARAAGAAESAGGFHVGQNVVHTKFGAGVILAAEGRGEEARVQVRFGQAGTKWLALAYAKLEAV, from the coding sequence ATGAATTTTGCGTCCGACCATTCCCAGCTCAGCTCATCGATTCCAGACGCCTTTGGTGGCCCAGTTGGGGCTCCGGTGGGTGTGTTTGGTACAGCGCAGGCGCATCCCTTGCTGAACGGCTTGAACGAGCCACAAAAACAGGCAGTTTGTCTGCCGGCTGAGCATGGCCTAATTCTGGCGGGCGCTGGTTCAGGGAAAACACGGGTACTGACAACGCGCATCGCCTGGTTGATGCAGACAGGGCAAGTATCACCGCAGGGCATTCTGGCTGTCACGTTTACGAACAAAGCCGCCCGCGAAATGCTGACGCGCTTGTCGGCCATGGTGCCGATTAACGTACGTAGCCTATGGGTCGGGACTTTCCACGGTTTGTGTCATCGTCTTTTGCGCACGCACTGGCGCGCTGCACGCTTGCCGGAAACATTTCAGATTCTCGATACCGGTGATCAGCAGGCAGCGATCAAGCGTCTGATCAAAGCGATGGGGGTGGATGAAGAGCGTTTTCCGCCGCGCGACATGATGCATTACATCAATGCCTTGAAAGAGCAGGGCATCCGTTCCGGGCAAGCCGAAGCGCACGATGCCCACACCCGCCGCAAAGTAGAGATTTACGCTGAGTACGAAGCGCAATGTCAGCGCGAAGGCGCGGTGGATTTTGCCGAACTCCTGTTGCGCGCCTACGAATTGCTGCAACAGGATGAAGCGCTGCGTACGCACTATCAACAGCGATTCCGTCACATCCTGGTGGATGAGTTCCAGGATACGAATCCGCTGCAATACGCCTGGCTACAGTTATTGTGTGGGCCACAAACCGTTATCTTTGCCGTGGGCGATGATGACCAGTCGATTTATGCGTTCCGTGGTGCCGATGTCGCCAATATGCGGGCCTTTGAGCGGAATTACGCCAAGGGCAATGTGATCCGCCTCGAACAGAACTACCGTTCGCACGGCAATATCCTGACGGCGGCGAATGCCCTCATTACCAATAATGCGGATCGTCTGGGTAAAAACCTCTGGACGGATGCGGGCGAAGGCGAACTCATTCGAGTCTTCCAGGGCGTGTCTGATCTGGATGAGGCCCGTTACATCGTTGATGAAATCAGAGAGCTAACGCGAGAAGGCTTGCCGCGCCATCAGATGGCCTTACTCTACCGCTCCAATGCGCAGTCACGCGTATTGGAACATGCGCTGTTTCAAGCAGGGATCGCGTATCGGGTTTACGGTGGCCTGCGCTTTTTCGAGCGAATGGAAGTGAAGCATGCATTGGCCTATCTACGTTTGATTGCCAATCAGGATGACGACACGGCCTTTTTGCGTGTCGTGAATTTCCCGACACGGGGCATTGGTGCGCGCAGCCTCGAAGCCTTACAGCTTGAAGCGCGCCAGCTGAATAGTAGTCTTTATAACGCTGCCGCCAGCTTGACGGGTAAAGCAGGAACGGCCGTTGGCCAGTTCATTCGTATGATTGAAGGTTTACGTACGGAAACGACGGGTCTGAGCTTGCCCGAGGTCATTGATCATCTGCTGGATCGTTCGGGTTTGCGTCAGCACTACCAGGCAGAAAAAGATGGGCAGGATCGTCTGGAAAACCTGGAAGAACTAGTCAATGCCGCAGCTACGTTTGCCGATGACCCGGAAGCGGCGCACAACATCGATCGCGATACCGGTGAGGCCACCAGTTTGCTGGCCGATTTTCTGGCGCATGCAGCGTTAGAAGCGGGAGAGCACCAGGCGGGTGATCAGGACGAGGCCGTGCAGCTGATGACGGTGCATTCGGCTAAGGGGCTGGAATTCTCTGCGGTCTTTATTGTCGGTCTGGAGCAGGGGTTGTTTCCGCATGAGAACGCCATGATGGCGCGCGACGGCCTCGAAGAAGAACGCCGTCTCATGTACGTGGCCATCACGCGGGCGCGACAGCGTCTGTATCTGTGTCATGCGCAGACCCGTATGTTGCATGGGCAGACCCGCTACTGCCTGCCCTCATCGTTTCTGGATGAGTTACCGGAAGCGCTCTTGCAACGCATTAACACTGTGCCGGCCTGGTCTGCGGGTAGCTACAGTACCGGTTGGTCAGAGGCGCCGGCAGTTGATATGACGACGCGTGTTTCAGCACGTGCTGCGGGCGCAGCCGAGAGCGCCGGTGGTTTCCATGTGGGGCAGAATGTGGTGCATACCAAGTTTGGTGCGGGCGTCATTCTGGCCGCTGAAGGCCGGGGCGAAGAAGCGCGTGTGCAGGTGCGGTTTGGCCAAGCGGGCACAAAGTGGCTGGCGTTGGCGTATGCCAAGCTGGAGGCCGTTTGA